From the Tachysurus fulvidraco isolate hzauxx_2018 chromosome 21, HZAU_PFXX_2.0, whole genome shotgun sequence genome, the window AAGTAATTTGATAAGTGGTgaaatactatttattttatactgttGCCACCGTGAGTACAGCAGAAGTACAGCCGAGTTGTCTGACAGGACGCATGCAACAGTCACTTACTGCCTCCTGTGGCAAGTTACAGAACTACAACAGACTCAGCGGCAGCCTGAATTATCGCGAGATTTAGCGAGAGTTAAAAAACCACTCCATACCGGTCTGTGttttcaatcacacacacacagctaacgGGAAGTTATGGCTGAGATAAAACGCGATGCTGAACAAATACCTTGTTTAAGTGTTCAAATTGTTCGGTTTACTTTGTTCTCGCTACATGTTGTGAATTGTTAGCGTCCGGCTTGGGGGTAGTTTAGCTCCTGAAACACCTTGTCAGGTAAATTAGTGCAATATTTTACTGTTATTGTGCTTGTGGGGTTCTAAACAAAACACGTCATATCGCATGATTCACGTGTTTACGGGGTTAAGTtcggtttgttgtttttttttttgctgtttattattatcgCTGTAATCGTTGTGTTTTGTACTAATATTTCAGTACGAACACGTTTGATAGCATTACATCACATTATCAGTGTATCGCTAGCGTTAGCTAACAGTCTCCGCTTCActaaacaccaccacacaaaaGCGGATATCAAACCTGTTAGAATTAAATCTAATTATTTAAGTCGTCGTCATTACACACCGAGACCATGAAGGTTATATAAAGGGCATTTTATGCGTTATTGAGTCCCCACCATCAGATTTACTCTGTTCGTTTTAGTCAACTGTCTGATATTATATGTCTGTAATGTACAGATATATATTTTAGTCTGTTTGACTTTATTACCGTTTGTCTAGTTACAGATTGTCCAGTaaattacatatacatttttacattttacatgtttGTAATGCTTTGTCCTTTTGTTTGACTAATCCCACTAACTCCTGCATGAACCTTGACTAATCCCACTAGCTCCGTCACACAGTTGGATCAATCCCACTAACTCCTGCATGAACCTTGACTAATCCCACTAGCTCCGTCACACAGTTGGATCAATCCCACTAACTCCTAGATGAATCCTGAATAATCCCACCAGCTCCTGCACAAAGTTGGATCAATCCCACCAACTCCTGCATGAATCTTAACTAATCCCTCCTCCCTCACAATGTTTGACCAATCCCCCCAACTCCTGCATGAATCCGGACTAATCCCACCAGCTCCTGTGCAAagtttgaccaatcccaccaaCTCCTGCTTGAATCTTGACTAATCCCTCCTCCCTCACAGtatttgaccaatcccaccaaCTCCTGCTTGAATCTTGACTAATCCCTCCTCCCTCACAGTGTTGGATCAATCCCACCAACTCCTGCATGAATCCTGACTAATCCCACCAGCTCCTGTACAAAGTTTGACCAATCCAACTAACTCCTGCATGAATCCTGACTAATCCCACCAGCTCCTGCACAAAGTTGGATCAATCCCAACAACTCCTGCATGACTCTAGACTAATCCCTCCTCCCTCACGATATTTGACCAATCCCAACAACTCCTGCATGAATCTTGATTAATCCCCCCCAGCTCCTGCACAAAGTCCTGACCAATCCCACCATCCTGCAAGAATGTTGACTAATCCCACTACTTGTGCAAAATGTGAGACCAATCCCATCCACTCCCTCCATCCACTCTTACATTTTACTCTTACAAGTTGGACCAATGCAACCCAATCCTACACGAAGTTCAATTGCTTCTGCCACTCGTACATGCAGTTTTATAAGTCCCGCTCATGCAAAAAGAAGTTTAACCAATCCCTCTTACTCCTGGCAATAGTTTGACCAATCACccataatatgtgtgtgtatatgctgtGGTCTCTTTCTTCTGTCTGCGGTTTCTCTAGCATTTTTAAGATGTTGTTTTTAAGATGTGATTTGTTGCACCTATCGGGTTATAAAGCAAGTAACACCCAAGGACCCAAGGTGCATTAAAAGATTAAGTCAGCATTCTGTCGTCTTTTATTTCACCCATGTGGGAAACAGGACTGAAATCAGCAATTAAAGCCAAAATAGGTCCTTTCACCCCCTTCACGTTGCATTGCATTTCACTTTCATCACTGTGTCACAATTGTGCCACACTGAAATGCTATCGCTGCTCATTTGCAGCATTAAGCTGCACCTAAGGGTGCGGTTGTAACTGGAGAAGGGCATTAAAGTGGTGAGCTGAAGGTGCAGGGAGTGTAAGCAGacatttgtgttgtgttgtcagTCAGTCAGGTTGCACTGCTTGCTTAtcggtgcaaaaaaaaaaacccttctgtctttattagtagtagtagagtACTTGTAAGATAAATAATTCTTTTAAACATCACACTATACAATTCAGAGCAGTTTTATTGACTTGTCTCTTTTACAGTTCTCTCCCTGAGCTTCTTTCGGTATCCCACAATGCTCAGCGTGCGACCTTCAGCTTGTGTGACTGAGCAGGATCCTGCCCTATAGCAGCAGTGCCTAAGGCCTCAACCCCCTGCACTGGTAAATATTCactaataaccttttttttttttttttcctgccccAGCATAGTGTGCTTTGGCCACGTTTTCCAGGACACTCGCTGTACACAGGATCACCTGTCACCAAGACAGGGTGAACGTTCAGCAGTGATTTCTGGGACACAGTTTACTGAACATTTGAGCTATTTGAGCTTTTTTTGCTCGTCTCAATAGGCTGTCTTCCCATTCAGAATTATACCGTTCGTGTATTTGTGTCCTGAATACAGTTTTTACAGGACGACGATGTAACTATCCAAGATAACAGAGCTCCTATGACTGTAATATACTCTGTATACTTTGTCTGGTGTCTTACCAGCAGTTGTGACGTCACCGCTAATCAGTATCGATACAAGTGTCAGTATTCTCAGTACCGATAAACCCGATAAGCTGGAAATCATGCAGTTTTATATTTAAGACGATACGGGATCCAGGGACACCGAGGGTCTGTGACACATAGCCAGGGGTGAAGAAAATCACAACCTGATATTATAAAAGCAGTTCTGAGACTTTACTGAGACTGTTGTTATAAAAAGCTGGTAAAATCTGATTCTTCtaaataagcaaaataataCTATGTGCACATTTAAATATCGTCCATGAGATGAATCTGTACTGACGGCGAGGCCGAGTGGAACGTCTTCTATAGATTTAAAGAAGCTCGAAGCATTAGGCTTTGCTTTTTACAAAGCATTCAGCTGATTAATGATTACCTGAAGGAGGTTTGCTGATTGCAATCAAGTCAGTAAACCTTTAAAAGTGTTTAAATCTGATTCTCTGGACATTCTACGCAAATTTTGACATTTCTTATGATCTCCTGTAACCAGACAGGTAGGAGTCATATCTGTCGGTTCCTACCGTTTTCCACATTTCTGCCAAACGCACAATCTGTCCCGAGTGGCCATGGCGTCCAGACCTGGTGACATTCCAGGTAAGTGTGGACTCGTTTTTGCTGTCGTTTTTTTGTTCCAAGGTTTAAACCAACAAATTTTGTCGACTGTATAAATGAAGAAACCTTCTAAAGATACGCGCTTGATGATGAGGTTAGGTCAGGTAGGTTTTCTGTCTTCGTGTGAAGACCGTCAGTCacagaagttcattccaccacttgGGTGCTGAGGCTCCTGGTGCTTTGAGAAATGGTGGGACAAGAAACAGGGAGATTTGGGAGAACTTGGTTGGAACCCAGGAAGCAATTTGCAGTCGTTCAATCTCAAGATAATCAGAGACTTGTACGACCGAGTCAGGATAGTTACACGAGGACAGAACTGTGGTTTAATATACAGAACTAAttcagggttgccagatattGTTACCCAAGGACAGTTCACTTTTCTATTGATGTTTATCGACCATGTTTATATTGTCACCTGTAATCAGTGGTGTTGATGTCATTGCTGCAGCCCTAGAGGCAGGACCTGGGGTGAGCGAGGGTCTCTTGGGAGGCATGTCTATCCCCACGGGGATGTCTCGTCGCGCTGTGAACTACGACGACAACCTGGATCGACCCATGTCTCCTCCACCCTCCGACATCAACATCACCAACCTGTGGAGGAGGCCCGTCATTCCTGAGAGGAAGTTCTCCCGTCTGGCTGAGGTGACTGACCGACTTCATGAGCAGAAATGACCATGTAGCTTCTTGACCTGGATTAACATCCACTAGCAAATAGTTTGTTGGAATGAAAGTGATGCCTAATTCTAGATGTGGGGATTTTGCCAACTTTCACAATGCTTCTAAAATGAAATTGTGTTTGATTAACGGATGGATCAGGTTTTGGGTGTGTGCTTTAGGTAATTTCACACAGATATGTTTcctaaccttttgttttatggcAGCAAAAATGTTGGCatcttgtatttaaaaaaaaaccaacattttttattatttcttattttttatggctctttagttttaattaaaagctTTTGATGTTTTCTTTGATTTAAGGAGGATGAATCTGAAAGCAGCATAAAGATCACCGCTGCACTGGAGTCAAGCCAGCCTCCGGCTCCTGTGGTGAAAGCCAAAGCTTCTTCAGTGCTCATGAACTCTCTCATCATCAGTAAGACCACAGAGTGTTTTTAAGACAGACAATAATATTCAAAACATTGTTTACGCGAGTGGCCTAGACGCTGGGTGAATATGGTGGGAGAATTTGTACCTGTGTTCCAGAGCAGACCCAGGAAAGCATGCAGAGTTTTGATAAGACAGCCGGGCTTACCGACACGGGCTACACGCCTCACAAAGGCCTGACTGCTGAAGAGAGCCACTACTACCGCATGACTCAGTCCATGCAGGTCGGTCTCTACCACAAGTCCGAAATAAGAGCCAGCCGGAAGTTTGGCTTCCTAGATCGGTCAGTCACGtctgttttttgtcatttcttgTAGAAATTGCACATGCATAATGCCGACTTTAAAGAGGAGAAGCAGTCATCCTCAACTCAGTCGACACCATCAGGAACTCCTCAGTCATCCCCGAAACAGAAGCGTCGGTAAGCAGTCAGCACTGTCATGATGTATTTAACTTGTGCAAAATATTCAGgctaagtgtctgtgtgtgtgtctgtgtgtgtgtgtgtgtttgtgtgtctttgtctgtggtggtggggtgtgtgtatgtatctgtggttgtgtgtgtgtgtgactatctGTCTGTGGTCATGGTGTGTatctgtggtggtgtgtgtatctgtctgtggtggggtgtgtgtgtgtatctgtctgtggtggtggggtgtgtgtgtgtatctgtctgtggtggtggggtgtgtgtgtgtgtatctgtctgtggtggtggtggggtgtgtgtgtgtgtatctgtctgtggtggtggtggggtgtgtgtgtgtgtatctgtctgtggtggtggtgggatgcgtgtgtgtgtatctgtctgtggtggtggtgggatgcgtgtgtgtgtatctgtctgtggtggtggtggggtgcgtgtgtgtgtatctgtctgtggtggtggtggggtgcgtgtgtgtgtatctgtctgtggtggtggtggggtgcgtgtgtgtgtatctgtctgtggtggtggtggggtgcgtgtgtgtgtatctgtctgtggcggtgtgtgtgtgtatctgtctgtggtTGTGGGGTGTATCTGTCTGTggttgtgggttgtgtgtgtgtgtatctgtctgtggttgtggtgtgtgtgtgtgtgtgtgtatgtatctgtggtggtgtgggtgtgtgtatctgtctgtggttgtggtgtgtgtgtgtgtgtgtcagaagctGGTTCAGCAGCCAGGGCTCAGTGGCCTCCCTCACAGGCTCAGAGCTCAGTTCCAGCTCTAGCTCCAGCATGGATTTCGGATCCAGCGAGGGACCTGTGGAGCGCTGGAGCATTTTCGGTCCCCGGCCTCAGGTCCACAAGTCCATCACCGACCCAGGGACAGAACACGGGACAGCAGGTACAACTCCCAAAACACGAGGAC encodes:
- the kiaa1191 gene encoding putative monooxygenase p33MONOX isoform X2, with translation MASRPGDIPALEAGPGVSEGLLGGMSIPTGMSRRAVNYDDNLDRPMSPPPSDINITNLWRRPVIPERKFSRLAEEDESESSIKITAALESSQPPAPVVKAKASSVLMNSLIIKQTQESMQSFDKTAGLTDTGYTPHKGLTAEESHYYRMTQSMQKLHMHNADFKEEKQSSSTQSTPSGTPQSSPKQKRRWFSSQGSVASLTGSELSSSSSSSMDFGSSEGPVERWSIFGPRPQVHKSITDPGTEHGTAGGFALQSYKGAQKPTPMEVMKAQAARLAEDPATFKAPPKMEIPSVDGKKQVTRPHKLKPRDMNVLTPSGF
- the kiaa1191 gene encoding putative monooxygenase p33MONOX isoform X1, which produces MASRPGDIPALEAGPGVSEGLLGGMSIPTGMSRRAVNYDDNLDRPMSPPPSDINITNLWRRPVIPERKFSRLAEEDESESSIKITAALESSQPPAPVVKAKASSVLMNSLIIKQTQESMQSFDKTAGLTDTGYTPHKGLTAEESHYYRMTQSMQKLHMHNADFKEEKQSSSTQSTPSGTPQSSPKQKRRSWFSSQGSVASLTGSELSSSSSSSMDFGSSEGPVERWSIFGPRPQVHKSITDPGTEHGTAGGFALQSYKGAQKPTPMEVMKAQAARLAEDPATFKAPPKMEIPSVDGKKQVTRPHKLKPRDMNVLTPSGF
- the kiaa1191 gene encoding putative monooxygenase p33MONOX isoform X3 — protein: MSIPTGMSRRAVNYDDNLDRPMSPPPSDINITNLWRRPVIPERKFSRLAEEDESESSIKITAALESSQPPAPVVKAKASSVLMNSLIIKQTQESMQSFDKTAGLTDTGYTPHKGLTAEESHYYRMTQSMQKLHMHNADFKEEKQSSSTQSTPSGTPQSSPKQKRRSWFSSQGSVASLTGSELSSSSSSSMDFGSSEGPVERWSIFGPRPQVHKSITDPGTEHGTAGGFALQSYKGAQKPTPMEVMKAQAARLAEDPATFKAPPKMEIPSVDGKKQVTRPHKLKPRDMNVLTPSGF